CTCACCTGATTACACATTCTTCAAGGATCAACTGTACTTCACCCATACATTGCCCTGCTCTTGACACATCGCTACTGTAGTTTGTAATAACAATTTCCATGTATAgttgaaaactaatttttatccaGTACGATACGATTATCTAATCGTAGTTCAAATCATCAAATCATATTGTCTGTACCGCGAGGCGTTAATATGATTTATGGCAGAGCTACATTTTCGGAATTcagatttcatttttaatctgTCACAGCTTTTGCCAAAACAAAACCCGTACTGATTTCTTAGATGATCTCTTGTGCAGACAGAGTAGTAATCGTAATTATACAGTATCATCAAAAAAACGCCCTATCTTCATTTTCGGCATTTTGATGGACGGTCTCTTGACAAATATTATCGCCCTTTAGGTTCCCATGAAAATAACGATGAGTCAGATCATCAAACCAATGCATGCGTCCTCCGTATCTGGAGTCGAGGACATGATTGAATTGGGAGATCTACAAGAGTATGCTATCCTCAAGAATTTACACGCCCGTTACAATAAGAACCTTATCTACGTAAGTTAGAACATCAAATATATGAGTTAATTGCCATATGTCCATTTAATGAATGCATGAATgcatttatataaaaaaatacatatatttttgtatacatCCAGACGTATACCGGGAATCTGTTGGTCGCAGTAAACCCCTACCAGGTCTTGAATATTTATACGAATCAAGAAATTGAGATGTTCAGAGGTAAAAAGTTGGGTGAAATGCCACCTCATATTTTTGCCATCGGCGACAACTCTTTCTCGCAGATGAAAGAATCTGGAGATGATCAGTGCATCGTTATCAGGTACAACCTCTAAGTTATCTTCATTCGATATGCTCAAACATTGATTGCATGATAACAAATACACTTGAGAAATACCAAATTGATGTTTATTCCAACAGCGGAGAAAGTGGTGCAGGAAAAACAGAAAGTACCAAATTAATTCTTCAATATTTGGCGGCCATAAGTGGAAGGCATTCTTGGATAGAGCAGCAAATTCTTCAAGCCAATCCAATTCTTGAgggtaaaattttgatttctggAAAATAATAGATTTTAGTAACAACAAACACAACGATGAAACGGTTGAACCAAAGTGTTTTGTAAATTGTTTCAGCATTTGGAAACGCGAAGACCGTTCGCAACGACAATTCATCTCGTTTTGGGAAATACATCGACATCAATTTTAACAAGAAGGGTGTCATCGAGGGCGCTCGTATCGAACAATACCTGTTAGAAAAATGCCGAATTGTATCACAGGCAAAAGGCGAGCGTAACTACCACATTTTCTACTCGATTTTGGCCGGCCTATCGAAAGaggaaaaacagaaattaGATCTCTTCGACGGAGCAAAATACCAATACTTAGTTGAGGTACGAACACAACACCTAAACACCTACTTCTGTAGTAGGAAATTGTTTACTGACGCGTATAAATGATATCCATTCCTTTTTCAAGGGAACGAAAATCATTTGCGAGGGTCGAGTGGATGCCGAAGACTTTTTGGAGGTACGGGCTGCTATGAAAGTCTTGACTTTCGACGACGATGAATTTTGGAACATCATGACAATACTTGCTGGCATATTGCACATTGGGAACATTACTTACAAGCCCGTAACAGTTGGTCAGTGTTGATATTACATTTCAATCCAATTCAAATATAATGGTAGCTAATGGCATAGCAAGGCCAAAGATTCAAcaatgattgtttttttctactttctcaGCGAATATGGATGCCACGGAGATTAcggatatgaaaaatttaaaaagagtcGCAAAAATTCTTGGTGTATCGGAACAAGGTGTTATTGATGCTTTTacaaagaaaacaatatttgcACATGGCGAACGAGTGGTAAGAATATTTGTACTGTTTTTAACTCTTTCTTTGAATATTCGCTCatactattttcatttaatatagGTAAGCAATTTATCGAAAGATCAAGCCACTGAAATGCGAGATTCGTTCGTAAAGGCGATCTACGGCCGGCTATTTATCATGATCGTTGACAAAATCAATGACACGATATTCAAACCAAAAGTATACACAAAAAACTCTATCGGTGTTTTGGATATATTTGGATTCGAGAATTTTGACAGCAACAGTTTCGAGCAGCTTTGCATAAATTACACGAACGAACATCTCCAACAATTCTTCGTTCAGCATATATTCAAAATGGAACAGCAGGACTACAGCAACGAGGGTATTTCTTGGCAGCATATCGAATTCGTCGATAATCAAGTTGTGTTGGATTTGATTGGGACGAAAGCGGTCAACATCATGGCACTCATAGACGAAGAAAGCAAATTCCCGAAGGTCAGTAATCGTATGATGACTGAATTCTACTGCTTACAGTAAAGTAAAACCAATGATCAATTAGCAATGTCTGAATTCTCCTTAGAAATGATGAACAGTATGGTAATCATAATTTCGAGTATACGCGATTTAATAGGGAACGGACAAGACAATGCTGGCCAAAGTGCATCAAGTGCACGGAAAGAACGCTTACTACGTCAAACCGAAATCGGACACCATAGAATCATTCGGTATAAAACACTACGCAGGCACGGTTCTTTACCAGGTTGCTGGTTTCCTCGAAAAGAATCGAGACACTTTCTCCACCGATATGATTCAGCTGGTCTCCATATCGCAGAACACGTTCCTCAAGTCTCTCTTCACTGACGAGTTGTCGGGGACCGAACGGGACGGAAAGAAAAGATGGCCAACCCTGTCCTCCGAGTTTCGAAGCTCGTTGGAATTGCTGATGAGAACTCTGGGGAGCTGCCATCCGTACTTTGTCAGATGCATAAAACcgaatgaagagaaaaagccTCTGGTAAGTCATCGGAGGAAGAATGGACCATCTTTGTACGCTTCTTGCCGTATGAAACGAACAATACTTCCCGAATAATGTTACAGTTGTTCGATCGCGCTCTATGCTGCCGTCAACTGCGATATTCGGGCATGATGGAAACTGCGAAGATTCGTCGTGCAGGATATCCTATCCGATACAACTTCGTGGAGTTCGTGAATCGATTCCGACACCTTGCTCCCGGAATCCCACCATCTCACAAGGTAGATGTGAGAGAAGCTGCTAAACAAATTTGTATGAACACCCTCGGCAAGAGTGACATGGAGTACCAGATCGGACACACAAAAGTTTTCCTCAAGGACCAACAGGATGTCTTTCTGGAACAGGAAAGGAGTCGAGTGTTAGCTAAATACATTTTAATCATTCAAAGAAACATTAGAAAATGGATATGCAGAAGAAGGTAAGCAATTCTGGACAACAGTGGGCGTCGAAAACACAAAAGAACTTCCAAATTGTTCTCATGTTTCATTGAAATCTCGTAATAACAAAACTTCAATCCGCTCCTGCAGATATTTGAGATTGAAGAACGGGACTATTCTAATGCAGAGAGTACATCGTGGCAATGTCGTCCGGAAGCGGTACACTATCATACGTACCGGTTATCTACGCCTGCAGGCTCAAATTCGATCTCGACAGTTAACGCATGCCTTCAAACTCAAGAGGAAATACATCATACGTATTCAGGTAATCTTTTATATAAAACAAAACGTACGCAATAGTTTTATGGAACCGTTTCACATTGTTAATAACGAAAATCAGCTACAACCGATATCGCTTAAATCACTTCTCGTTCTCACTGAGTATCGCAAGTGTTTCGTTTATTATAAATCACATTCTTCTGTTTGTTTAAGGCAACGTGCCGTGGTTACCTCGTCCGAAAACTGTGCATCGAGAAATCTCAGGTACGTATTAATGCCATTTTAACTTTTACGGAGAGCCCAAAGCATCCAATTCGTTATACCTTCTCTCACCCATGTCTACATTTCTTTCATACGATGTGCGATTTAACTCATAAATTAGAGGGACTCAGATGCTAAAATCTGATTTTCTAagtttattctttttccaatCTATGCCATAACCAGGACCGATGTACATCACGGAAGGCCGCACGAAGCACTAAGTCGTTTGGCACGGACTGTTACTGCGGCATTTTCAGATACATTTCGAATATCTTTACTaaatgttcaaaaatattgtagtaAACACGCATCCGTATAAACAATGCATGCATCGACATGGACAAATTTTCTCGCTTTATAATTACTCCGGAAAAATACTGATTTTAAGTCAGCAAAGTTATGTATCTTCCACGTTGAAGGTCGTTCAATTCTATTTCGAAGGTAGAGCAAATCTGTGTCCATCAAATTAATCCATATAAGAGTACAAATCATATAGCTCGAGATTACCGGCAAATCCTATTAAAAGAGTACCAACTACTtgtgttgaaatatttaaaaaatagtgGAGAAAGAAACGTGCTCTGGAACTGGAAGGCATCCGCAAGGAGGAAGAATCGCAGCTAAAGGCATCGGGAAACAAGCAGTACAAGGAAATAGCGGATGTCAATCATCAACAACGTCTTGTAGAACTCCAGAAAGAATTAGCCACTTTTGAAAAGATAGATCCCGAATCAGTAAAAGAGCCTGATCCGGTTGGGGAAAACAACATCGACAACATCTtcgaatttcttgaaaaagaACCTAGACATTCCGTTTCTAAGAAGCCAACTGGGGAAATATTCGGTGTATGTATTCAAACAGTAAATCATAATTGTAAATACGTTAATAGGCAGTGTAGACACggttttcacatttttattctattcgtACAGGATCTCGTAAAAACGAAAGCAGAGAGCAACGAGGATAATGATGTTATCGAAATTCCCGAAGACGACGAGGAAGAGCAAGAGGATCTCACCGAGTACCAATTCCGAAAATTTGCAGCCACCTACTTTACAGCCAGTATCCTTCCACAGTACTCTAAGAGGCCCTTGAAGCATTCTCTGTTGGACCTTCCGTTTCCACACGACCAATTAGTacgttaaaaattaacaaaacgtAGACATGAAGCATTCTAATGCtaacaaattttcttcagGCTGCCCAAGCACTATGGATAACTATTCTACGGTTCATGGGAGACCTCCCAGAGCCAAGAAACGCTACGGAGATCGTCGATAACAAACCGGTCATGAATACCGTATCGGAAACGTTGAGGAAGGGTTGGAGCAAGAGCAAAGAATATCAAGATCTCTACAGAAATGGAGAAAGAAAGCTGATTCACATGACCCTAAAGAAACAGAACAAACTCAACGAAGATATTAGAAAAGGCaaatatttatcgttgcaTTCACAAAACTTACTACTACTGAAATGTGATTGTCACGTAATGTAAATTACTCTACCAACTTCGGCAGGTATCGTCAACGATGAATATGGTAACCAAGAGTATCAATTGTGGCTGCAACGCAGAAGCACAAACCTTGAGAAGCTGCACTTCATCATAGGCCACGGAATCCTACGGCCTGAACTACGAGACGAAATCTACTGTCAAATTGTTAAGCAACTAATCAACAACCCGACCAAAGCCTCTCATGCCAGAGGTTGGATCTTGCTTTCGCTCTGCATCGGATGTTTCGCACCATCTGACAAATTTATCAATTACTTACGAGCATTCATTCACATCGGACCCCCGGGATACGCTCCTTACTGTAACAAGCGTTTGGTAAGGACGTACCGAAACGGGACGAGAACTCAGCCTCCAAGCTGGATTGAACTCCAGACAACCAAACTCAGGAAGCCGATTCTGCTGACGGTCACTTTCATGGACGGAAACTCGAAGGTTATTGAAGCTGACTCCGCAAGCACTGCAGAAGAAGTCATAAACACCATAGCAAAGAGCGTTACTCTCAAAGATACCTTCGGTTTCTCACTATTTGTCACTCTGTATGACAAAGTGTTATCCCTAGGGGCTGGAAAGTAAGTATACGCGTAATCACTTGTACTTGAAACGTGATCGGATATATTCATATGTTCCTGCTTTTACTTTAGGGACCATGTAATGGACGCAATATCGCAATGTGAACAATACGCCAAAGAACAGGGACAACCGGAGCGGAGCGCACCTTGGAGGCTGTTCTTCAGAAAGGAGATATTTGCACCTTGGCACGATCCAGGTCTAGACAAAGTTGCCACCAACCTCATTTACC
This is a stretch of genomic DNA from Neodiprion fabricii isolate iyNeoFabr1 chromosome 2, iyNeoFabr1.1, whole genome shotgun sequence. It encodes these proteins:
- the LOC124176920 gene encoding myosin-VIIa-like — protein: MGTPENSESRNFPYTLGDHVWFSAEKTGEFEIPWGGKIVAINKHQVMVEHDAGKVPMKITMSQIIKPMHASSVSGVEDMIELGDLQEYAILKNLHARYNKNLIYTYTGNLLVAVNPYQVLNIYTNQEIEMFRGKKLGEMPPHIFAIGDNSFSQMKESGDDQCIVISGESGAGKTESTKLILQYLAAISGRHSWIEQQILQANPILEAFGNAKTVRNDNSSRFGKYIDINFNKKGVIEGARIEQYLLEKCRIVSQAKGERNYHIFYSILAGLSKEEKQKLDLFDGAKYQYLVEGTKIICEGRVDAEDFLEVRAAMKVLTFDDDEFWNIMTILAGILHIGNITYKPVTVANMDATEITDMKNLKRVAKILGVSEQGVIDAFTKKTIFAHGERVVSNLSKDQATEMRDSFVKAIYGRLFIMIVDKINDTIFKPKVYTKNSIGVLDIFGFENFDSNSFEQLCINYTNEHLQQFFVQHIFKMEQQDYSNEGISWQHIEFVDNQVVLDLIGTKAVNIMALIDEESKFPKGTDKTMLAKVHQVHGKNAYYVKPKSDTIESFGIKHYAGTVLYQVAGFLEKNRDTFSTDMIQLVSISQNTFLKSLFTDELSGTERDGKKRWPTLSSEFRSSLELLMRTLGSCHPYFVRCIKPNEEKKPLLFDRALCCRQLRYSGMMETAKIRRAGYPIRYNFVEFVNRFRHLAPGIPPSHKVDVREAAKQICMNTLGKSDMEYQIGHTKVFLKDQQDVFLEQERSRVLAKYILIIQRNIRKWICRRRYLRLKNGTILMQRVHRGNVVRKRYTIIRTGYLRLQAQIRSRQLTHAFKLKRKYIIRIQATCRGYLVRKLCIEKSQWRKKRALELEGIRKEEESQLKASGNKQYKEIADVNHQQRLVELQKELATFEKIDPESVKEPDPVGENNIDNIFEFLEKEPRHSVSKKPTGEIFGDLVKTKAESNEDNDVIEIPEDDEEEQEDLTEYQFRKFAATYFTASILPQYSKRPLKHSLLDLPFPHDQLAAQALWITILRFMGDLPEPRNATEIVDNKPVMNTVSETLRKGWSKSKEYQDLYRNGERKLIHMTLKKQNKLNEDIRKGIVNDEYGNQEYQLWLQRRSTNLEKLHFIIGHGILRPELRDEIYCQIVKQLINNPTKASHARGWILLSLCIGCFAPSDKFINYLRAFIHIGPPGYAPYCNKRLVRTYRNGTRTQPPSWIELQTTKLRKPILLTVTFMDGNSKVIEADSASTAEEVINTIAKSVTLKDTFGFSLFVTLYDKVLSLGAGKDHVMDAISQCEQYAKEQGQPERSAPWRLFFRKEIFAPWHDPGLDKVATNLIYHQIVRGVKYGEYRCSSEGDIAMLVAQQLYIDHQKNFTNENVKTALPIYIPNHLLQGEHVLPKWEKLVIDAFNKNLNVIEAVPTIHAKEDVVMFAKLTWPILFSRFYEAKRVSGPELPQDNIIIAVNWTGIYFVDNQEQMLLELSYPEISEISFQKINGSSIENLVLATIQREEFIFQSADAEDLANLVNFLIDGLKEKSQYVVATQDYNSTNETQSFLPLKKGDLIKLSGGCNGYTIMTSPWGYGECRGSQGDFPSEYVYVLPTLNKPAESIIDIFKTDFTGDEYSHRHQTYASLPRTKKHTLMKFASEHFRESYNVPIPRSETGAISTARRSAPEVLWKHTREPMKAPLLAKLGERTDVAQEAIGIFTNILKYMGDLPSHRQRIGTEYTNQIFRAPLEHEPLRDEVYCQLMRQVTENRIRLSEERGWELMWLATGVMTCSGPVHRELTQFLSSQKNPMAAECLNRINRTMKSGNRKYPPYLLEVEAIRLKSMHIFHKVYFPDDSDEAFEVHSSTRAIDICNDIADRLKLKSSDGFSLIVKITDKVFSVPENYFFFDFVHELTEWMKQSRPSRSTAPIQVQYQIFFMKKLWTNAVPGRDRNADTIFYYHQEMPKLLRGYHKCDKLDAIKLAALIYRSKYGDSRTELQEISQKLREYIPCDLLKLLSPSDWKKYIVTSYSQQSGMSADDAKIQFLQIIYEWPTFGSAFFEVKQTTEPNFPQFVIIAINKSGVNVIHPQSKDILAVYPFTELSNWSSGNTYFHMAIGNFMKGSKLLCETALGYKMDDLISSYINYMRNNQEKQRTNLLDFDTIL